TCTTAGTTTTGGATTCTCCTCCAGGTGGATCTCTATTTTTTTGCTCCTCAGAGAGTTTAGGATTGGGCCAGAGCTAGAATAGCATGTAAGGGCCAAGGTTGAGTTAAGGCCATATAGGACAAGGACCTTCTCTTTGGGCTCTGCTATGTTCAGCTTGAAGTAGTTGTTCTGTAGGCATGTGCATGGCAGGAGTGGGTGATGGGGTGTTACACCCCTGGGTCTCTTGTCTCCTCCAAAGGGATCACAGGAATTATCATTGCCAAAGACTGATTCCCGAGGGTTCCTTGTGCGAAATCAGTGGTCCCGAACTTCACAGAGCCCATCTACCAGAGGTCCATCAATAGACGAACCCAGAAGCAAGAGCACCAGTCTTAAGGTAGAGATGGATATAAAATTATGGAGAACATGATATAAtgataatagttaacatttattgatgctttctatgtgccaggccccTCTATGTACTTCATGTTTTAGCTAATTCAATcatcattaaaacaaacaaacaaaaaccccataaGCCCCATTTTAAGTTGAGAAAATTGACACAGAGTAACTTACCTAAGATCTCACATTAATAACACTAATAGAGGTAGATTAAAGCCCAGGGTCACTAGGTCTATAAGCTGTACACTTAATGATTAAGCCCTTTGgcttctcccttttttcctttctttcttcttccttccttccttccttccttccttccttccttccttccttccttccttaacaACTATTTACTGAATAATCAAACCTTAGAAGATGGAgtggaaaaatcaacaaaagagaTAAATTGTTGAAAAGTGTTAGATTGTGTGTTGTTTTGGTCCCTTAACTAGGCCTGGCcccatgaaaagaaaatgttagtttTGAGATCAAGTTTTtgatacagggagagagaatgacaCAGACCTAGCCACTAGGAAACATGTATCTCTGTGAAAAGTGGCTTAATAGTCTAACCAAAAATATGCCTTTTGAAACACATGAAACAGtcataaaaactgaaataatatataGATGCTTAATAATTCATTGCACACCTTCGTAAAGGTATTTTTTCTCTagaattcttcttttttacttaGGAAGATGATTCTCTCCAAATGAGCTCCATTGGCACATAGagttattttctttacttttatttttttaagattttatttattttttcatgagagacacagagacagaggcagaggcagaggcaggttccccatgcagagcccaatgtgggacttgattcctagaccccaggatcaagacttgagccaaaggcagatgctcaaccactgagccacccaggtgctccaaggcACACAGAGTTCTGAAGGCAATGGAGAGATGCTTGGTTCTCCAATCCACCAACCTTCCCAGCAATCATGGCATTAATCAGAGGGCAATGTAGAGAGAGGTTCCTCCAGGTGTTTTGTGGAGTCTGCTGGTGGGAACGTCTGGTCTAGTTGCTCATAGAGTTAACTGGAGGTCACAGATGAAGGCAGTGGTGAGCAAGGACCTGTATTCAAGCCCTCCATCCTACCTGGAGGTCTCTGAGCAAATGCAAAGGAAGCAACAAACGTTGCAAACTAAGTGCCAGCTCCCTAAGGGCAAGCAAGGAAGAAGACCTGTGCCCTATCaactccaaaggaaaaaaaaaaaaaaaaaaaaaaaaaagcttgaggtGCTGACGGGGGAAGGTAGAGGGAAATAAGAACCGTCTATCTCTGTGTCCATGTAACTGAAATAGCCAATAACTGGGGCCTTGAAACATCTGAGCCCCTTCAAGCCCCACTGAAAGGAGCTAGGATTGACTAGGATCAAGTTAAGGGCTATGAATGggtagaggggaggggaaggctccTTGACTCCTCCTGGTTAGAGATGGGCACAGATACGCATCTAATGCAGACTCACTTTCTTGCTCCAGCTCCCCAATAGCTCCACGACCTCCCGGACTTCATCTGCCTCCCCTAGCCAGCACGAGTCCCCAGAGCAGCTGTCAGAGCAGGCCTCTCCGCCCACGCCACCTCTGCCATCCACGCCGCCCATGCCCCTCGACACGCGTCCTCCCACTCCCCCGGAGTCCCATAGCTCATCCCGGCGCAGCACCAGGATGCATGAGAATCCCGAAGCCTGGGCTCACGGCATCGTGCGGGATATCCGCGACTCCCGGGAGTCATCGCAGCTGCGGGATTACCCACGCACGCCCCCCACCGAATGGAAGTCGTATTCCCAGCGCAGATCCACCTACTCCTCCCAGCTGGACCGCGACTGTCTGTCTGAACTGCCTCAACCACCTCGGCAGCACCAacgggaggaagaggaggacgaggaggaagCCTACTGGGCCTCGGTGAAAACTCTGTATGAGAAGATCCCGAGCTGCTCGCGCCCCCGACCGGTGAGAAGGGTCCACCCACCTGGTATCTGAGACTCCCCTCCACTCAACCctgcaagcctcagtttcccccagcctccctcctctccaaTGTGTAGGAAGTCCTGCCCAGCTTCTCCCCTACCCATGCAGCCTTAGGAGTTGGAGGGAATCCCAGCCCTTGGCTGTCTCCAGCATCCCAGGGCTCCAACAGGGGCCTTGCTGTTTTCTTCCCACCTTGCCTTGGCATGAACCCCTTTCCTGATCCCTTCCATCTGTGTGGCTGACTTTCCTCCCAATGGCGCCCTTCTCTGTAGCCCAAACCCAAGAATGCTATCACCATCGCTGTGTCATCCCGGGCTCTTTTCAACATGATGGACGGCAGGAAAATCTACGAGGAAGAGGGTCTAGAAAAGTACATGGAATATCAGCTCAACAATGAGAATGTCATCCTGACCCCAGGGCCTGCGTTCCGCTTTGTTAAGGTACGCTGTTATATTGTGTCTGGAATGGCAGGACTCCGGATGCAGAGGGAAGGACCCGTGAAAACCCTTGGGATCTCATCCAGGTTCCCAGATAATTCCTGGTCCACTCTTGTAATCCTTGTCTTTTTCAAAGTGACCCCAGGTCAGTTTATGCTTCCAATAGAGGCTCATAGACTGACGAGAAAGGGCCTCCAGTTCTAGATTTGGGATGTTGAGATGGCCTCAGTTCAGTTCTAATCATGACACCTTTAAGAAAcacctttgtttccttcctagaAGGAATGGTAACCAGAAGCAATAATGAGTTTACAATGCCTGTAGTAGAAACAAAATGCCTcattaaaatgagatgaaattcaCTTCAGCTGCTTTTGACCCAAATATaacatattaagaaaatcaaGATGATCTTGGTTGACAtgattttaattgaaaatgtaaAGTTCTCTGAACTCGTAACACTGATCCCCTATATAACTTATACAAATGTTACAGAATAACATTATAACCAGGCGGAAATAAATGACACTTCTGCAAGGTGTGAGTAggaagtgattttcttttttttttaaattttttaaatttttatttatttatgatagtcacagaaagagagagagagagagaggcagagacacaggcagagggagaaacaggctccatgcaccgggagcccgatgtgggattcgatcctgggtctccaggatcgtgccctgggccaaaggcaggcgccaaactgctgcgtcacccagggatcccaggaagtgattttcttttaaagattttatttacttattcatgagacacagagagaggcagagacataggcagaggaagaagcagacttcatgcagggagcctgatgtgggactcaatactgggactccagaatcacgccctgggtggaaagcaggcactaaactcctgagccacccagggatccctgagtaggAAGTGATTATAGGGCATTTTAAAAGTATGGGAAGAAACTACTAACCTATTCTAAAGACTCATGTTTAGAAAATAGACAAAGCGTGTTGGTAGCATGTATTCTAAAATTAGAACAATACAGAAACCATTAGCATGTCTCCTTTGCAAGGATAATATGCAAATTCAGGAAGCATTCTATGGTTTCACAATAAATGATAATCACCAGATGATAAAGAAAAgcagattttagaaataaaaaaattagacaaagCATGAAAGGGTTTTATCCCAATCCTTTTCTCTGCCTACCCTACAGAGAGAATTCTAGGAAACCAAATGTAACAATTTTCAACAAACATTACCTATGTATTCAGTAAACATTAACTGAAGTCCTTTGCATAAGAGGCTGAAAGTACAGAAATGAGTGGCATAACCCCACCTTCAAGGAACCATGATCTCTCAGTGAAGAGTCTTCAGAGTTTGAATTTGACACCAATGATATCTTTTCTCTCCAGACTTCAGACTTCAATGCCCACCTTGCCTGGCCCTCTTTACATGCATTCATGTTTGTAACCTGCAGGCACTGCAGCATGTCAATGCTAGACTCCGTGAGCTGTATCCTAACGAACAGGACTTATTTGATATTGTACTGATGACTAATAACCATGCCCAAGTGGGAGTGCGGCTTATAAACAGCGTCAATCACtatggtaagtaaaataaataccatGTGGAAGAACAGCTTGCTGCTCTGGAAGAGAGAAGCCATGTTATTTTGCTAACTGTGGCCTAACTAATGCAGTGTCTTTGATACTGAAACCCCCCTCTGCGTGAGGAATGTTTATTTGCCtatgtcagagaaagagaggccaTGTTCATTTTTAACTTCAGCATAGAGTTGGGCCCAAAGCTCTGGACTTAACTTGTCAAGTGTGAATTTCAAAGTCTTAATCCCAGCTCCTGCAAtatatttctctgttttatgtttttcacTTCTAAACTTGACTTCAAGGAGCCATCAACCCAGAGGCTTTCCCTGTGTGATCAAACCTCTTGCTCACCACAGATCCGTGTATGAGGTTTACGGGTTTTCACCTTTCCTGGCCACTCTTACAATCTGATTCTCCCTGACTGCTCTCCTCACACATCAAATCCATATCCATGCCAGCAAAATTATCTTTGTTCCTTAACATGGAAATTTTGATTGACTCTAGGTTCTTCATGGCATTTCCATCAGCATGTTGGATACTTTAAGAGAAAATCCCCATTTTCCTGTTATGGAATTACTCAACTTGTTATTTGGGGAGTTTTAGACTATTTTCTAAGTACCTATCCAGGTTTATGGATATGTCAAGTCAAAGTAACATTGaacttttgcatatttaaattcaAGGTTTAAAGTGGGCATAGTTATAAATAATCAAGCTGTCTTACAACTTATGAGTTTTACATTATCCTAATTATAAGTCTGATGTCTgagacatactttaaaaaatggttgcCTTTCAAAACAGCAGCTTTCATAGTGTTACGACATGAGAAGAGATCATGGTACTCATCTATgctaaaccttttattttttacaacacACAATCTTACACAATTTAGTAGGTAACCTGGGTCTATCGATTCTTCACCAAACTGAGCCCATCAAGGGCATAAGAAATCATATGTACCTATCAGTTCTGCTAATGAGCTGGTTGAGTTCATCTTCTCAAGCAACTTTATTCATGAAACAATAGGCTTTCACCTGGAAGAGTTAGTTTCTTCCATTATCTGGGTGCTGAAGGCAATTTGTATCTCCCTCTGCTATGGCCTGTTACATTATCATTTCTGTTTTACATGCCTGGCTCTCAGTGAACTGTGATCTCCTTAAAAAGGGAGATGATGTTTTAATTGCTTCTGAAGTCCTCAATGCCACTAAATTATTTCTGatcattaaattaatattatttaaggGTTTGTAGAATACACTTTTGTGTCACTTATACCCAATATTGGCTTAAGTGAAAAAAAGGGTATTTTGTTAATATCATAGCAAACACTTCAACCTTAACTGTGGATGGATGGACCCTACTATTCTGTTAGTCCAAACAACTGACAAGACACAAAATCCTACTTTATATCATGTACAGCTACACAGTTCACTATGTATCTAAAAACACTTTGAATGGATATATACTATTATATGCATAATGTTATGCTTTATTTAATTGTTCTCAAATCATTAGAGTGTGTGCTCTTATAAACAATCTTGAACTGAGACCTTTACACGTAAATCTATATCAGAGTTTCGGATTATTCCCTTAGAATAAGCTAGAAAATGTCAAAAAGTATAAACCAATAAAAGCTCTTGATACATATTGTCAAATTACTTTCTAGATAGCTTGTACCAGTTTATACTTTCATCTAAAGTAAAAATAGGTGCCTATGTCACAAACCTTTCACCAATATctagcatttgttttttaattgttattgaTTCGAAAGACATTTAAtggcattttaatatttagtgtaattttaaattatatttaaaatttcaagtaaagGGTCACTTGGGTAACTCAGCTAAGCAGCtggttcttggttttggctcagggcaagaacttggggtcctgggatcaagccctcagGGAGGgggtcagcttgaggattctcaggattctctctccctctgccctcccccaccccacccaccccccatgcttggtttctctctctttcaaataaataaatctttaaaaataaataaacaaataaatacagtttCAAGTCCAGAAACACTTTCAGaccttttgttcttgttttcagAAAACAGCTTAAACCCTAGCAGTGCTTGTCATTACTATTGTATTGTCCCtccagaaatacagaaatagtgCTTAAAATAAAGCCACACATTAACTATCTCTTTCAACAAGTAAAGAGCCTGTGGTTGAAGGAAGAGAACTTTGTCTAGTCTAGTCACAAGAGTCACTGTGAATCAGTGGGCTTAGACAAGTCTTTGTGTCTCAATATCCTTTTCTGTAACAATGATAATAATGCCTATCATACAACTGTTGTGAGTGTAAATTGGCATGGTCTATGTGAACATACTTAATAAGCTATCATACACCAAACACATTcactattatataaaataataatataatttaaaatataatttttatatgtaacatAGCAGTTTTTCAATATTAATGCTACAAAGGTAATTCTAAAACTTCAGTAAGGAAGTTATTCCTAAGGTTATTCCTCAATTATTCCTAAGATAactttgatttacatttaaagtaaggATATTGTCTCTGACATAACAAAGTCTTTCTTGCCCAATAATAGGCTTACTAATTGATCGCTTCTGTCTGACTGGTGGAAAAAGCCCCATTGGCTATTTGAAGGCATATCTTACCAACTTGTATCTTTCTGCAGATTCTGAAAAAGTACAAGAAGCAATACAAGAAGGTATTCATTGGGTTTTATCCCTCAAGTTAATAAAGAGGTTTGCACTAGTGTTGACTTTCATTGGGCTTCATATAAGATTATATGGCTTATGTCCTTGTTAAATTTTCTGCTAAGGTGTTTCCACAAGAGGCAGCCCCTAAATCTGTCTTTTAGAGCTTTTGACCTTCTTGGAGGTGGACATTCTCAGTGATTGTCCTACAACCCATTTTACACTTTCCCATCCATTACAGAAATGGAAGCAGTGCATAAACAACTGTTTTGAGATGTGTGGTTATAAAGAGCAATTGAGTCATCAGGTTAGCTAGACAAAAATATTGTGAGGTCTGGgcggactttttctttttctttttctttttctttaatcattaaaATGGTAGAAGAAACTGATGCCCCTGAGAAGAGTATTAATAAATCTCCATGGTCTGCCAGGGATCGCCTCTGCAACAATGTTTGATGGAGCTAAAGACATGGCTTACTGTGACACACAGCTCCGTGTGGCCTTTGACGGGGATGCCGTCCTCTTCTCTGACGAATCTGAACATATCGCCAAGGAGTATGGGCTGGACAAATTCTTTCAACATGAAACACTATTTGAAAATAAGCCTCTTGCTCAGGTAGGTTCAGTGagttctaattatttttcatctgcttattttctaaaatacagatatacatagtttaaattattttaggcaGGCCACTcctcatttcttattctttacaCTTTGCTCCCTTTCTTATCCTTCATACTTTTCTCCCTTTCATGAACTCCTCATTTTGAAACATCTACTAGtcagttgggttttttgtttgcttgttttgttttgttttagcattcTTTTATCTATCCTTTTTGGAAGTGTTTCTATGATGTTCTCGTGATAATGAGTTCACCTCCAAATTATAAGTAATAGAGGTAATATGGTTTACCAGTGAGCCATTTCTACATAAGAAATTCCCAGAATAGTAAAATGATTTCCAATAGGTCAGTAAACATTTGTGGACCTCTTTGCCCATAAACCTCAAACTCACTAACGGCATTACTTAATTGAGAAAATCTGCACAACTAAGAgctcaaattgaatcaaaataaTGAGCCTCAAACAAGTGCAAGCTATGAACACCTAATCAAAATGAAACTGAATATTTCGTTTTTTTGGAATCAGTCCATGAACTGAAGTGTTAAAGTCACAGTCTGAAATGAACAAAACTTACAACTTCTGAACCAAAGAAATTTGAAACATCAAAATATTCTCCAAACTGAATCTGAACTGATgggttatttaattttaatctaagAATTTTACCAaagaattggtatttttttttcttagctcttcTAGAACTTAAGATAAACTTAAAGTTGTTATTTTCATTacacttctaaaaatataaatagaccAACTGAAAGCTGAAAAGTTTCACTAACTCACCTCATGTTACAGCAAGTGATATTTAAactgtgtgtatgagtgtgtgtgtgtgtgtgtgtgtgtgcacatgcatataaCTTCATGGCCCCTCCATAATAGCTTCTTTGAAGCCTTGATCTTATGTTATGAAGTTGCTTAATGCTAACAAATTGAGAGGAAAGTCTTTTGTTGTATTTTACTTAAAGTCTGCTTTGCTGAAATTCAGAGGCCATTGTATAGTAGGCTTTAACTATTACTGAAATTTGGaagagtcccagaaaaagaacacttaaaaaaaaaaaaaacttcaaaaacataattacttcaagataatcttaaaatatcattttctcatTACAGGTAAataattcaaatttcttttagaTTTGGCATTAATCATTTCCCTTTTCCAAGTTAAAGAACTTGTTCTTCCATTAAATGATTGAAATTTTGAAGCCCAATACTAGTTATTACTGGAATACCCAACAAATTTCTATTAAACCTACTTGTTTCATTATGCAGTCCTTCTGGCAGTGGATAAagatgttggttttttttaacatagaagAGGGTAGCTTTTCTATAAAGACTGGCTTTGCCAGTGTGTTCCACTGATGAGAAAGATGTTATTGGGTGAAATTACTGCCCAAACTTTTCAAGTATGTTGATCATGGGACTTGCGGCTTGGTCATGACAATGTTCTAGTCATCTCAGATGGAGTAGACAGCTGGACAGGATTAACTTGTCCACTCAGTGCAATTTATAAGCCTCCAGTGTGGCACCACAGCAAGTAACAGACATTTCCTGATTTGATGCCTACCTCATCTCACCATTCTCAGCCAGTGGTCTccagtcgtgtgtgtgtgtatgtctgtgttttAATCAGaaatattgaggtataatttatatatagtgaaattcataatttttagtgGATGCTTCTAAACGTTTTTGACAAGTGTATACAATTATGAAATGATGACCAAACTCAAAATACTCATTATACTCACAAAATTCCCTCATGCATCTTTGTAGACATCCTACCCTGCAATCTTCAGGATCTATCTCTCCACTACTAATTTGATTTGTTTCCcaaagtttttccttttctaaatgtcACATTAATGGAACCACACAGGATATAATCTTTTGAATTTGActtctcaaataagaaaaaagatacatcCACGTCATTCCATGTATTAGTAGtgtctattcctttttattgctgagtacgAGTCTCTTTTATGactgtaccacattttctttgtccatttaccTGTTGGGTGGATATTTAgcttatttccaatttttggcatTTATAAATAAAGCCACTTTAAGCATTTGGATACAAGGTTCTATATAAACTTAAGATCtgatttctcttgagtaaataattAGGAGTAAGATTACTAGGTCATATAGTATATATGTCGCTAGGTcatatgtttaactttgtaagatactggcaaactattttccaaagtgaccAGATAGCTTTGCATTCCCAATAGCTCTATATGTGAGATTTTGTTGCTCCGCATCCTTATCAGTATTTCGTACTGGcaagttattttttgtttgcctCTTTTAAACTGTTCTAGCGGATAtataatggtatctcattgtggttttaatttgtgtttccctaatgacaaatgGTATTGAACATGTTATCAGGTGTTTATCTGCCATCATGTGTACTCTTTGGCAAATATATCTGTTCAAATGTCTTGCTCATTTGTATTGGGTTTATTATTGAAGTTCGAGAGCTCTTAACATACTAGGGATATAAGTCTTTTAGCAGatatactttgcaaatattttctcttagtctcaagataaacatgtttttttattctctttatatattctctttcagtgtctttcaatgaacagaaatctattattttgatgaagttcaatttatcaattAGTCCTTTTATgaattgtgctttaaaaaaaagattttatatttatttattagagagagagagagagagagagagagagagagagaaacaagttccatgcagggagcctgatgtgggactctatcccaggtctccaggatcacaccctgggtggaaggcgacgctaaaccgctaagGCACCAGGGCTGTCCATGAGTTGTGCTTTTAATGTCATATCTAAAAACCGTCAAAGTCACATAAATTTCCTATGTTTCTTAATGTTTTCCTATGTtacaaaattttgtaattttaggggttttaaaaggattataaatctattttgaattaacttttgtatttgtGCAAAGTGTTGGTTAAGTTCACTTTTACTGCTTATGGATGTTCCAATTGCTCCAGCATTATTTGTGGGAAAGACTAGCTTTCTGTTCCTTTAATATAGGTGCCCATGCTTTtaccaatatcacactgtcttgattagtacagttttatagtaagtcttgagaTTAGGTAGTGTGAGTTcttcaaatttgttatttttcaaaattcttttggatattctaagtcttttgcattttttacaGATTCAACAACTAGCTTGTCCATCCTTGGAAAATGAATTCTGCTTGGATATTTTATTATGATTGTGCTGAATTTTTAGCTTAATCTTGGGGAGGGGGATGTTTTAATATCAAGTCTTTCAGTCCATGGACATAATATATctcatctctccatttatttaggtcatctttgattttttttcatcagtgtttcaaatatttttgtatacagCTATCACAAcacttttttagattttatacctaggtatttcatattttttgtgcTATTGTGAATGatagtttaaaattttgatttccaATCTGTTTGTTgtaaatatacagaaatacaattggtttttgcatattgactttgtatcttgcaactttgtTAAATTCACCAGTTAGTATAGAaaaatttttgtagattttttttgagattttctacatagacaatgtTGACTGGAAATAAAAGCACTTCTATTTCATTGTTTCCATTCTGTATGTCTTTTAGTTATCTTTCTTGCCTTAATACCTTTGCTAATGTATTCAATGGTGTTCAATAAGAGTGGTAAGAGGGGACATTGTTGTCTTGTCCCTGATCTTTGGGGTAGGTCATTCACTCTTTGGCTCCTAAGtatatatagagaatatatattttttatgatttcaattctttaaatTTGTTGAAGAGCCCAGAATATGGCCTATCTTGGTGAATGCTTGATGGCTACTTGAGAAGAATGCTGATTCTGTGTTATTGAGTACTCAAAAATGTCAATCAGATTAAGTTGACAGTGTATTAGACAGGTAATATTGCCCAGATTTTCCATACTGCCAATGATTTTCTATCTTCTATCCACTATTGAGGAGGCAGTGTCAAAGTCTTGAAGTATATTCTGAGGATCGATCTATTTCACCTTGCAATTATATAcattttgcttcatgtatttttaatctcTCTTGCTTAGTGCCCAAATATTTAGGATTGTTATACATTCTTGGTTAAATAATCCCTTTTCATTATGTAATGTCTCTCTGTCTGAAAGTCACATAATCACACAAGCTTTttgctctttgtatttttttttggaCTGGTGTTTATATTGTAtatcttttctataatttttatttttatcctatttttgttttacatttatattgcCTCTGTATTTAAATTGGCTTTCTTGTAGatagtatacatatatagttCATGTTGCCTTTTTTGTACAATCTGACAATCCTTGTGTTTTAACTGCTATTCTTAGATCATTTGTATTTAATATGATCATTACTTAATATTAAAATCTACCATCTTCCTACTTTTTTCTATATGTTtcatctgttgtttcttcttccttttcttactttttggaTTTATTGTATGTATTGTATGTTTCCaggattccattttatctccactATTAACttataacacatttaaaatttttcagtgatTACCCTAGGATTGACAACATACAACTTTAAGTAAGCACAATCTACTTTCAAACAATATATTGCCACATTATGTACGGTGTAAGAATCTTACAACAGGATACTCCCAATCCCTTCCTCCCATATTTTATGCTATtgtcacacattttattttcacctaTACTATCAACTCACAGTACTTTGCTACTATTTTTTATTGGGTAATCAATTATCTTTAGAATGAATATggataagataaaatatatgtcttttgtattaatcttcattttaaccatttctaaaaatcttcatttctttGCATAGGTCCAGGTTTCTCACTGGTATCATAGCTATTTTGCCAGAAAACCATTAACATTGAATGTAGAACTGATATGCTATTAccaaaagctctgtttttctttgtttgaaaaattcctcattctccttcatttttgaaaaatattttattttgaccgCATATAGTTTTCTGCATTtaccatatttttctttcagcactttgaaaatagtcaaccattttttttttttttttttttacttcaacaGCCATCTCCAGGCCCACTTCCAGTGGTGaagacttttgtttctttccccttcccctgtaGTAGTGGATCTTTACCTGTGCCCTAGGGGTGACAGTGTTTAAAGCCCTAATTCTGGCAGTGTAAGACTTTTGTTACTTAGGAAACATGGGGCAAGGTGGAGTTTTAGTCTTTTCTCAGAGTGGTAACTGCTCCTCTCCTCCATGCCTGCACTAACAATGATTGCATTCTTTCATTTCCCATCCTGCCTACAGTTTTCCTTAGAAGCATCTAGTGAAGTCCATTGAAAAAACCTATAAGGAAATGTGTGTTTCTTGGGTATCTGGCTTTCAGGGCTTCT
This region of Vulpes vulpes isolate BD-2025 chromosome 8, VulVul3, whole genome shotgun sequence genomic DNA includes:
- the NT5C1B gene encoding cytosolic 5'-nucleotidase 1B — encoded protein: MSQTSLKQKKKNETGSKNSKDSIDTEKRKDSDKSGVRLSTQGSQELSLPKTDSRGFLVRNQWSRTSQSPSTRGPSIDEPRSKSTSLKLPNSSTTSRTSSASPSQHESPEQLSEQASPPTPPLPSTPPMPLDTRPPTPPESHSSSRRSTRMHENPEAWAHGIVRDIRDSRESSQLRDYPRTPPTEWKSYSQRRSTYSSQLDRDCLSELPQPPRQHQREEEEDEEEAYWASVKTLYEKIPSCSRPRPPKPKNAITIAVSSRALFNMMDGRKIYEEEGLEKYMEYQLNNENVILTPGPAFRFVKALQHVNARLRELYPNEQDLFDIVLMTNNHAQVGVRLINSVNHYGLLIDRFCLTGGKSPIGYLKAYLTNLYLSADSEKVQEAIQEGIASATMFDGAKDMAYCDTQLRVAFDGDAVLFSDESEHIAKEYGLDKFFQHETLFENKPLAQGPLKGFLEDLGRLQKKFYAKDERLLCPIRTYLVTARSAASSGARVLKTLRRWGLEIDEALFLAGAPKGPILVKIRPHIFFDDHMFHIEGAQKLGTISAHVPYGINQK